CAGATCATCCTGAGACATATTCATGTCCGTTGAAATCAACCGGCTGTGGACCAACCCGGACTGGGAAATTAGGATGAGAAGGATCTCATGGTTCGAAAGACGGATAAACTCCATATGGTTGTATATGATATTGGAGAGTTTCGGAGCCAAAACCAGACCGACGTAGTGGGAAACCATTGAAAGGATCTGCGATGTTTCCTGGAACAGCGCATCCACCTCTCTCCTCCGTTTCAGGGTGACATAATGTCTCGCGACCTGGTCCACGTCCTCTTTGGAATGCCCTATGTGATCCATAAGATGATTCACATAGAAACGATACCCCATGTCCGTGGGAACCCGCCCGGCTGATGCATGGGGCTGCGTGAGATAGCCCATATCATCCAGATCCGCAAGAACGTTCCGGACCGTCGCCGGGCTCAGCTTAAGATTGGTTTTCTTGACCACGGTCCTCGAGGCCACAGGTCCGCCGGTATTGATATAGTTATGGACCAATGAAAAAAGGATATCCTTGGTCCTTTGATTCAGATCCATGGTTTCATCACCCTATCGTTGATTTCAGATATGTTTATTCTATCTCTCCAAACATTCTAAGTCAATATTTTTTAAAGGCTTTTTCCCTGCCTCTCTTGTCTTTTAGTCCGAAAATCTCCCCTTATCAAGAGAGATCCTCTTCATATGAGTATAAATATAACATTAGCAATCTCTGCTTTCAAGTGCTAATACTGTAACAACTCGCCATTTTCATGTCAAGTAAAAAGAACCTGGGAAAAACGCTTGTATGCTTATATAAATCCTTGTTTTCATAGGTTTTTATACCTTTCCTCTCCACAGACGCACCCTGACTTCATAACAACCTTGTGAGAGGGTTGACAATCTGATATGATTGCTTGAAAAGATCGTATGGAGATGGATCAAATGCGAAAACCTGTGGTGGCCATTGTGGGAAGGCCCAACGTGGGGAAATCTACGCTCTTCAACCGGCTCATCCGGAAAAGAAAGGCCATTGTCGGCGATCTTCCGGGCATCACAAGGGATCGAAATTATGCCGTAACGGAATTCGATCAATGCCCCTTTATTCTGGTCGACACCGGAGGCTTTGTTCCGGACTCCCAAGACCCCATCATGAAGCAGATGATGGAGCAGGTTCAGTTGGCCGTAGAAGAGGCGGATTGTATCCTCCTCATCTTAGATGCCAAAGAGGGATTGAATCCTATGGACCGGGAGATCCATGATCTCCTCCGCAAAAAAAATAAGACGGTCCTTCCGGTGGTCAATAAAGTCGACGGGGCCAAACAGGAAGGCGCAGTCTATGATTTTTACGAGCTCGGAGCGGATCGTCTCTTTGCCGTCTCTGCGGAACACGGCATCGGGATCCATGATCTGATGGAAGAGATCGTCCGATCATTCCCCCAGGGAGAACCCGGAGGCGAGGAAGCCTTCACGAGGATCAGTGTCATCGGAAGGCCTAATGCCGGCAAATCCACGCTCATCAACGCCCTGATCGGTGAGAATCGGCTGATCACAAGCGAGGTCCCCGGAACCACCAGGGATACCATCGACACCCTCTTTGAGTATCAGGGAGAGTCGTATCTCCTCATAGACACCGCCGGAATCCGGCAGAAATCCAAAATCACCCACCGGGTTGAAACCTACAGTGTCATCATGGTTCTGAAGAGCATCGAGCGGTCGGACATCTGTTTGATCCTCATCGATGCCGCAAAGGGGGTCACCGAACAGGATCTCAGGGTAGCGGGCCTCGCCCATGAGGCCGACAAGGCCTCCATCCTGCTGGTGAACAAATGGGATCTGGTTAAAAAGCAGATTAATCAAAAGCAATTTCTGGAGGATCTCCGATTCCAGCTCAAATTCATGGACTATGCCCCGGTCCTTTTTGTCTCGGCCCTGACCGGAGAGCAATTGAAAAAAATCTTCCCCG
This genomic interval from Nitrospirae bacterium CG2_30_53_67 contains the following:
- a CDS encoding heat-inducible transcription repressor HrcA yields the protein MDLNQRTKDILFSLVHNYINTGGPVASRTVVKKTNLKLSPATVRNVLADLDDMGYLTQPHASAGRVPTDMGYRFYVNHLMDHIGHSKEDVDQVARHYVTLKRRREVDALFQETSQILSMVSHYVGLVLAPKLSNIIYNHMEFIRLSNHEILLILISQSGLVHSRLISTDMNMSQDDLNELTSYANEELCGLTLEGVRERIVRKMAADMQLYQNLLRKIFLADESSSEFFGTNGQIYMEGASNIVDLPEFSDLKRVKKILQAFERKSILVQLLDRSMDSEGVVVYIGSENPMRILEDCSLVTANYKYKDKVVGTLGIIGPKRMDYSKVISVVHCTSQLLSQFISGQS
- a CDS encoding ribosome biogenesis GTPase Der — translated: MRKPVVAIVGRPNVGKSTLFNRLIRKRKAIVGDLPGITRDRNYAVTEFDQCPFILVDTGGFVPDSQDPIMKQMMEQVQLAVEEADCILLILDAKEGLNPMDREIHDLLRKKNKTVLPVVNKVDGAKQEGAVYDFYELGADRLFAVSAEHGIGIHDLMEEIVRSFPQGEPGGEEAFTRISVIGRPNAGKSTLINALIGENRLITSEVPGTTRDTIDTLFEYQGESYLLIDTAGIRQKSKITHRVETYSVIMVLKSIERSDICLILIDAAKGVTEQDLRVAGLAHEADKASILLVNKWDLVKKQINQKQFLEDLRFQLKFMDYAPVLFVSALTGEQLKKIFPVIQEVKRSYDRRVTTAKVNQALQQAVSNHEPPYYRRSRIKFFYGTQIETAPPTFVLFVNAPAGVHFSYRRYISNQIRSRLDFPHVPIRVFLKKRK